A genomic stretch from Methylorubrum extorquens includes:
- a CDS encoding conserved protein of unknown function, putative DNA-binding domain (Evidence 4 : Unknown function but conserved in other organisms), whose translation MTIHSNPFPSAIRSASIEPAAALSAEGAALIDRIYEAAALPELWREVLVELARFAGAPQAVMIVSTGTHFRDFVTTSPEFDPLVIDHFERFPDNVRIGRLLALRHPGFLNDLDVVTEEEIATLPLYQDFLIPRGYGAGTATAVLVPSGDSVIVHCERARAEGDFGPQILSALNSLRPHLARAALLSARLEMERVSTTTRTLEALGLPAAVLGSGGRVIDANPSLVAMMPHTLSDQPLRLAAVDPAADRLLREAVAQSASPQAMPVRSIPIAASGERPPVILHLVPIRGAAHDVFVRARFVLIATPVVAQDVPSADVVQGLFDLTPAEARLAALIAAGDAPAPAAAKLGITPSTARSVLRRIFQKTGVSRQAELVGLLAGRGAGSGLRE comes from the coding sequence ATGACGATCCATTCCAACCCCTTTCCCTCCGCCATCCGCTCGGCCTCGATCGAGCCGGCCGCCGCCCTGTCGGCCGAGGGGGCTGCCCTGATCGACCGGATCTACGAAGCGGCGGCCTTGCCGGAGCTGTGGCGCGAGGTGCTCGTCGAACTCGCCCGCTTCGCCGGCGCCCCGCAGGCGGTGATGATCGTCTCGACCGGGACGCACTTTCGCGACTTCGTGACGACGTCGCCGGAGTTCGACCCGCTGGTGATCGATCATTTCGAGCGCTTCCCCGACAACGTCCGCATCGGACGCCTGTTGGCGCTGCGTCATCCCGGCTTTCTCAACGACCTCGACGTCGTGACGGAGGAGGAGATCGCGACGCTGCCGCTCTATCAGGACTTCCTGATCCCCCGGGGCTACGGCGCGGGTACCGCGACTGCCGTGCTGGTGCCGAGCGGCGACAGCGTCATCGTCCATTGCGAGCGCGCCCGCGCCGAGGGCGATTTCGGGCCGCAGATTCTGTCCGCGCTCAACAGCCTGCGTCCCCATCTCGCCCGGGCCGCCCTGCTCTCCGCACGCCTGGAGATGGAGCGGGTCTCGACCACCACCCGGACGCTCGAAGCACTCGGCCTGCCGGCGGCCGTGCTCGGAAGCGGCGGGCGGGTCATCGACGCCAATCCGTCCCTGGTGGCGATGATGCCTCACACCCTCAGCGACCAACCCTTGCGGCTCGCCGCGGTCGATCCGGCCGCCGACAGGCTGCTGCGCGAAGCCGTGGCACAATCCGCCTCGCCGCAGGCGATGCCGGTGCGCTCGATCCCGATCGCCGCGAGTGGTGAGCGTCCCCCGGTGATCCTGCATCTCGTGCCGATCCGCGGTGCGGCCCATGACGTGTTCGTCCGCGCCCGCTTCGTGCTGATCGCCACCCCCGTCGTGGCCCAGGACGTGCCGAGTGCGGATGTGGTCCAGGGCCTGTTTGACCTGACCCCGGCCGAGGCCCGGCTCGCCGCCCTGATCGCGGCGGGCGATGCTCCGGCACCGGCCGCGGCCAAGCTCGGAATCACCCCCAGCACCGCCCGCTCGGTGCTCCGGCGCATCTTCCAGAAGACCGGCGTGTCGCGCCAAGCCGAGCTCGTCGGCCTGCTCGCCGGCCGGGGCGCCGGGTCGGGATTGCGCGAATAG